The following proteins are co-located in the Polymorphospora rubra genome:
- a CDS encoding SRPBCC domain-containing protein produces the protein MKDVLDELAAAQRAMGKGSVPAGDAYTIEVRRRYEAQIDDVWDAVTSPERLRRWLKPVTGDLRLGGKFELDGGEHGEILRCEPPRLLKVSWLYGPDADAWPGTSEVEVRLFPGPNGDTEFALIHAAVVEEPLFPTYGPGAGGVGWDLALLALARLFAGGETADHDGVQKSPEGREFIRRSAAAWGEAHLAAGGDPEHVAAAVEATTKFYAPDPT, from the coding sequence ATGAAAGACGTACTGGACGAACTGGCCGCCGCGCAGCGGGCAATGGGCAAGGGCAGCGTGCCCGCAGGCGACGCGTACACCATCGAGGTGCGGCGGCGATACGAAGCGCAGATCGACGACGTCTGGGACGCCGTTACCAGCCCCGAGCGGCTACGCCGCTGGTTGAAGCCGGTCACCGGGGATCTGCGGCTTGGCGGGAAGTTCGAGTTGGACGGTGGCGAGCACGGCGAGATCCTCCGGTGCGAGCCGCCGCGTCTGCTCAAGGTGTCGTGGCTCTACGGGCCGGACGCAGACGCGTGGCCCGGCACGAGCGAGGTGGAAGTGCGCCTGTTCCCGGGCCCGAACGGCGACACCGAATTCGCGCTGATCCACGCAGCGGTCGTCGAGGAGCCCCTCTTCCCGACCTACGGCCCCGGTGCCGGCGGCGTTGGCTGGGACCTGGCTCTCCTCGCCCTTGCCCGACTGTTCGCCGGTGGCGAGACCGCCGACCACGACGGGGTCCAGAAGTCGCCCGAAGGGCGCGAGTTCATCCGGCGCAGCGCCGCGGCCTGGGGCGAGGCTCACCTGGCCGCCGGCGGCGATCCGGAGCACGTCGCGGCCGCCGTGGAGGCCACCACGAAGTTCTACGCACCCGACCCGACCTGA
- a CDS encoding ArsR/SmtB family transcription factor, which translates to MHAFDILGDPVRRRILELLADGEQTSGAITDVIRAEFGLSQPAVSQHLRVLRDSGFASVRAEGARRFYAVAPAPLSEVDAWLDRFRRLWEQRLDALATELARGRRAARTPAGGEPTRPAESGTDADKTDPSARGT; encoded by the coding sequence GTGCACGCGTTCGACATCCTCGGCGACCCCGTACGCCGGCGCATTCTGGAGCTGCTCGCCGACGGTGAGCAGACCTCTGGCGCGATCACGGACGTGATCCGGGCCGAGTTCGGACTCTCCCAACCGGCTGTCTCACAGCATCTGCGCGTATTGCGTGACAGCGGGTTCGCGTCGGTGCGGGCTGAGGGCGCTCGCCGGTTCTACGCCGTCGCGCCCGCGCCGCTGAGCGAGGTTGACGCGTGGTTGGACCGGTTTCGCCGGTTGTGGGAACAGCGCCTCGACGCTCTGGCAACCGAGCTGGCCCGGGGCAGGCGTGCAGCTCGGACTCCGGCTGGTGGGGAGCCCACCCGACCGGCCGAGTCCGGCACCGATGCGGACAAGACAGATCCATCAGCGAGGGGAACATGA
- a CDS encoding SRPBCC family protein — protein MKYTNSIEIALPRERVAQLLADPAHLPKWLRGMVLHEPVSGIHGQLGTKSRVVMQSGQRTIECTETITRRDPADLHGIPKESVVHFDREIVGAGMWSVVRDRLTEASPETTLWESESEYRFSGLLMRLVGLLMPGAFHKQSQQHMQDFKAFAEQGKDVREGRN, from the coding sequence ATGAAATACACCAACTCGATCGAAATCGCCCTGCCGCGGGAGCGCGTGGCCCAACTGCTCGCCGACCCGGCACACCTACCGAAGTGGCTGCGGGGCATGGTGCTGCACGAGCCGGTGAGTGGGATACACGGGCAGCTCGGTACCAAGTCGCGGGTCGTGATGCAGTCGGGGCAGCGGACGATCGAGTGCACCGAAACGATCACACGCCGGGATCCGGCAGACCTGCACGGGATCCCGAAAGAGAGCGTCGTTCACTTCGACCGCGAGATCGTCGGCGCGGGCATGTGGAGCGTCGTGCGCGATCGGCTGACCGAGGCCAGTCCGGAGACGACGCTCTGGGAGAGCGAGAGCGAATACCGGTTCAGCGGCCTGCTGATGCGGCTGGTGGGGCTGCTGATGCCCGGCGCCTTCCACAAACAGTCGCAGCAGCACATGCAGGATTTCAAGGCGTTCGCCGAACAGGGGAAGGATGTCCGCGAAGGGAGGAACTGA